In a single window of the Luteibacter rhizovicinus DSM 16549 genome:
- a CDS encoding LysR family transcriptional regulator: MDRLDAMQLFVRVADSGSFSKAAIASGVSQSTVSKQIAAIESRLGVQLLRRTTRGLSVTEAGQQYYESILQLIEAVDAAEARVGHAQVAPKGVLRVAISAAFGRFFVLPHLPEFFALYPDVTIDFDISERHANLVEDGIDVAIRIGALSDSSLVARRIGGVRYATVGTPAYFERHGVPRHPRDIENMPCIVFMFQGASRAWRFFENHAPLVVDGKPVVRSNDAEHIRGSVLAGLGMGHSPAWLYARDIADGSLQQVLADYSPPAFPISAVSPAGRRQTRKAQVFIDFLAEKFRQVPELSLPE, encoded by the coding sequence ATGGATCGGCTCGATGCCATGCAGTTGTTCGTGCGGGTGGCCGATTCCGGCAGTTTTTCGAAAGCCGCTATCGCCAGCGGTGTCTCCCAGTCCACGGTCAGCAAGCAGATCGCCGCGATCGAATCGCGGCTCGGCGTGCAGTTGTTGCGGCGAACCACGCGCGGCCTCAGCGTCACGGAAGCCGGCCAGCAGTACTACGAGTCCATCCTGCAGCTCATCGAGGCGGTCGACGCCGCCGAAGCCAGGGTGGGGCATGCGCAGGTCGCGCCGAAGGGTGTGCTTCGCGTTGCCATCTCGGCGGCGTTCGGGCGTTTCTTCGTCCTGCCGCACCTTCCGGAATTCTTCGCCCTTTATCCGGATGTCACGATCGACTTCGACATCTCGGAACGCCATGCCAACCTGGTCGAAGACGGCATCGACGTCGCCATCCGCATTGGTGCGCTGTCTGATTCGTCGCTGGTCGCGCGTCGCATCGGTGGCGTTCGCTACGCGACCGTGGGGACGCCGGCCTATTTCGAACGTCATGGCGTGCCCCGGCATCCACGCGACATCGAGAACATGCCGTGCATCGTCTTCATGTTCCAGGGTGCCTCGCGCGCCTGGCGCTTTTTCGAGAACCATGCACCGCTCGTCGTCGACGGCAAGCCGGTGGTTCGCAGCAATGACGCCGAACACATTCGGGGTTCGGTACTCGCCGGCCTTGGGATGGGGCACAGCCCGGCATGGCTGTATGCGCGGGATATCGCCGACGGAAGCCTGCAGCAGGTGCTGGCGGACTATTCCCCGCCAGCGTTCCCGATCAGCGCCGTGTCGCCGGCCGGACGTCGTCAGACCCGCAAAGCGCAGGTCTTCATCGATTTCCTCGCGGAGAAGTTCCGGCAGGTGCCGGAACTGAGCCTGCCGGAATAA
- a CDS encoding DNA polymerase II, producing MTSPTRQGFILTRHWRDTGHGTDVEFWLATDEGPRRVVITAQQSVAFAKASQQADIEGVARRVASVDIRPLPLKTFAQDPVLGLYTRSHRQMILLEKRLRDRGIPLYEADIRPPERYMMERFITAAVSVEGGVEEGDAVLDPRLRPVADYRPSLRVVSLDIETSAEGDLYSLALEGCGQRQVVMLGEPGPHDVAPDDFDLEYVADPAQIIHRLNAWFVEHDPDAIIGWSLVQFDLRILQAHADKYGIPLLLGRGAQAIEWRGHSRREGFLFAPMAGRLVIDGIEAVRSAQWSFSSYSLENVAQTMLGEGKSIDDPYHRMAEIERRFHEDKVALARYNLKDCELVTRIFAKAKLFEFMLERAHVTGLQADHFGGSIAAFDHQYLPRMHREGYVAPNVGDIAEKAFPGGFVMNSRPGLYDSVLVLDFKSLYPSIIRTFLVDPVGLAEGGLDTSATAAVPGVHGRFFSRTRHCLPAIVTQLWDRRDEAKRQGNQAQSQSLKLLMNSFVGVLGAPNCRFFDPELVSAVTLRGHDVMRHTRERVEAEGYEVIYGDTDSIFIWLKQRRSEAEASAIADHLVARINAWWREHLSDTLGLTSQLEIEFDTHYQRFFMPTIRGSELGSKKRYAGLVVSEDGAEEVVYRGLETVRSDWTPLAQKFQQALYLLIFKEQPYADFIREYTRSLLAGEFDDLLVYRKRLRGKLADYQSNTPPQVRAARLADEYNARRQRPRQYQNGGWISYVMTRNGPEPLEARESRIDYEHYLTSQLQPIADAILGPLGDSFANLTTAQISLFQA from the coding sequence GTGACGTCCCCGACCCGACAGGGTTTCATCCTTACCCGCCACTGGCGGGACACGGGGCACGGCACCGACGTCGAGTTCTGGCTGGCCACGGACGAGGGGCCGCGTCGCGTCGTGATCACGGCCCAGCAGTCGGTTGCGTTCGCGAAGGCATCGCAACAGGCGGACATCGAAGGCGTCGCACGCCGGGTCGCCAGCGTCGATATCCGCCCCTTGCCGCTGAAGACCTTCGCCCAGGACCCCGTGCTCGGCCTGTATACGCGCAGCCACCGGCAGATGATCCTGCTCGAGAAACGACTGCGGGATCGCGGGATTCCCCTGTACGAAGCCGACATCCGCCCACCCGAGCGCTACATGATGGAGCGCTTCATCACGGCGGCGGTCAGTGTCGAGGGCGGCGTGGAGGAGGGTGACGCCGTGCTCGATCCCAGGCTCAGGCCGGTTGCCGACTACCGGCCCTCGCTACGCGTCGTATCGCTCGATATCGAGACCAGTGCCGAGGGCGATCTCTACTCGCTGGCGCTGGAAGGCTGCGGTCAACGACAGGTCGTCATGCTCGGTGAGCCGGGCCCACATGACGTAGCGCCTGACGACTTCGATCTCGAGTATGTCGCCGATCCTGCGCAGATCATCCATCGCCTGAACGCATGGTTCGTCGAACACGATCCCGACGCCATCATCGGCTGGAGCCTCGTGCAGTTCGACCTTCGAATCCTTCAGGCGCACGCGGACAAGTACGGTATTCCATTGCTCCTGGGTCGTGGCGCTCAGGCGATCGAATGGCGCGGACACTCGCGGCGCGAAGGCTTTCTTTTCGCGCCCATGGCAGGACGGCTGGTGATCGACGGCATCGAAGCCGTGCGCTCGGCGCAGTGGAGCTTCTCGTCATACAGCCTGGAGAACGTGGCGCAAACGATGCTCGGCGAAGGCAAATCCATCGACGACCCGTACCACCGCATGGCGGAGATCGAGCGACGTTTTCACGAGGACAAGGTGGCGCTCGCGCGCTACAACCTGAAGGACTGCGAGCTCGTTACGCGGATCTTCGCCAAGGCGAAGCTCTTCGAGTTCATGCTCGAACGCGCTCACGTCACCGGTCTCCAGGCCGATCACTTCGGTGGCTCCATCGCCGCGTTCGACCACCAGTACCTGCCGCGCATGCATCGCGAAGGGTACGTGGCACCTAACGTGGGCGACATCGCGGAGAAAGCGTTTCCGGGTGGGTTCGTGATGAACTCCCGGCCAGGCTTGTACGACTCCGTGCTCGTGCTGGACTTCAAGAGCCTCTACCCCTCGATCATCCGTACCTTCCTGGTCGACCCCGTGGGTCTCGCTGAAGGCGGCCTCGACACGTCGGCGACGGCGGCCGTGCCCGGTGTCCACGGGCGCTTTTTCTCGCGCACCCGGCACTGCCTCCCTGCCATCGTCACCCAGCTATGGGATCGCCGCGACGAGGCGAAGCGCCAGGGCAACCAGGCGCAGTCGCAATCGCTGAAGCTGCTGATGAACTCGTTCGTCGGTGTGCTTGGCGCTCCCAACTGTCGGTTCTTCGATCCCGAACTGGTCTCGGCCGTAACCCTGCGCGGCCACGACGTGATGCGGCATACCCGCGAGCGAGTCGAGGCCGAGGGCTACGAAGTCATCTACGGCGACACCGATTCGATCTTCATCTGGCTGAAACAGCGTCGCAGCGAGGCAGAGGCGTCCGCCATCGCCGATCATCTTGTCGCGCGTATAAACGCGTGGTGGCGCGAGCATCTGTCCGACACGCTGGGCCTGACGAGCCAGCTGGAGATCGAGTTCGACACGCACTACCAGCGGTTCTTCATGCCGACCATCCGCGGTAGCGAACTGGGCAGCAAGAAGCGCTACGCCGGGCTGGTCGTCAGCGAGGATGGCGCGGAAGAGGTCGTGTATCGCGGGCTGGAGACGGTGCGCAGCGACTGGACACCGCTGGCGCAGAAGTTCCAGCAGGCGCTGTACCTGCTGATCTTCAAGGAGCAGCCGTACGCTGACTTTATCCGCGAGTACACGCGCAGCCTGCTCGCTGGCGAGTTCGACGATCTCCTTGTCTACCGCAAACGCCTGCGTGGCAAGCTGGCCGATTACCAGAGCAACACGCCGCCGCAGGTGCGGGCCGCGCGTCTGGCCGACGAGTACAACGCGCGACGCCAGCGTCCACGGCAGTATCAGAACGGTGGCTGGATCAGCTACGTGATGACGCGCAACGGTCCCGAGCCGCTCGAAGCGCGCGAGTCGCGGATCGACTACGAGCATTACCTGACCAGCCAGTTGCAGCCGATCGCCGATGCGATCCTTGGGCCCCTGGGTGACAGTTTCGCCAACCTGACCACCGCACAGATCAGCCTGTTCCAGGCGTGA
- a CDS encoding TraR/DksA family transcriptional regulator encodes MNDSVLSKSFLDAQRERLLTLRKQLIASADAAGNDEGLLQQTAGGEPQDSGDDAERFAQQDRDESLLSHNEGRLTIVDRALEKLDEGSYGISDGNGEAISKARLEAIPETIYTIEEMEARERAERSAR; translated from the coding sequence ATGAATGACTCCGTTCTCAGCAAGAGCTTCCTCGACGCCCAGCGCGAGCGTCTCCTCACCCTGCGCAAGCAGCTGATCGCCAGTGCCGACGCAGCGGGGAACGACGAAGGCCTGCTCCAGCAGACGGCCGGCGGCGAGCCGCAGGATTCGGGCGACGACGCCGAGCGCTTCGCGCAACAGGATCGCGATGAGTCGCTCCTTAGCCATAACGAGGGTCGCCTGACGATCGTCGACCGCGCGCTGGAGAAGCTCGACGAAGGCTCCTACGGTATCTCCGACGGCAACGGCGAGGCGATTTCGAAGGCGCGCCTCGAGGCCATTCCCGAGACGATCTACACGATCGAGGAAATGGAAGCGCGTGAACGCGCCGAGCGTTCGGCGCGCTGA
- a CDS encoding FAD-dependent monooxygenase yields MTLRIGIVGGSMGGLFAASLLRAAGHDVHVFERSERGLEGRGAGLVGQRELYAILRLLGCEQAARVGVLAHERITFARNGSIAQRDVTPQTQISWDHLYRTVRHLLPPAAYRVGARVVRVENTSSAATIVLDDGEAHRFDLVIGADGVGSVVRPAVSHGPTASTYAGYVAWRGLIAETHLPAAAAAVLSERFAFYHPRGSQILGYLVPGPAGETAPGQRRYNWVWYRQAAEGLALDRWLTGSDGRLRAYSVARGDVPLPLCDALRETAREVLPTPFVLAVEAEPTPSLQAIFDYESTRMVRDRVALLGDAAFVIRPHTAMGVAKAAGDAMALVAALDRLPLERALFVYEAERLAEGHRLAVYGRELGRPLTI; encoded by the coding sequence ATGACGTTACGCATCGGCATCGTGGGCGGTTCCATGGGCGGCTTGTTCGCGGCGAGCCTGCTGCGCGCCGCCGGCCATGACGTCCACGTTTTCGAGCGCTCCGAGCGGGGCCTCGAAGGTCGCGGCGCAGGACTGGTCGGCCAGCGCGAGCTGTACGCCATCCTGCGCCTGCTCGGCTGCGAGCAGGCAGCGCGCGTCGGCGTACTCGCGCACGAGCGGATCACGTTCGCGCGGAACGGCAGCATCGCCCAGCGCGACGTGACGCCGCAGACCCAGATTTCATGGGACCACCTTTATCGCACCGTCCGGCACCTGCTGCCGCCGGCGGCGTATCGCGTGGGCGCCCGCGTGGTCCGCGTCGAGAACACGAGTTCGGCGGCGACGATCGTCCTCGACGACGGCGAGGCGCATCGCTTCGACCTGGTGATCGGTGCGGACGGTGTCGGCTCGGTCGTGCGCCCGGCCGTGAGCCATGGCCCCACCGCGAGCACCTACGCCGGCTATGTCGCCTGGCGCGGGCTGATTGCCGAAACCCATCTCCCGGCCGCGGCGGCCGCCGTGCTTTCCGAACGCTTCGCTTTCTACCACCCGCGTGGGTCTCAGATCCTCGGTTATCTCGTGCCCGGACCTGCGGGTGAGACGGCGCCCGGCCAGCGACGCTACAACTGGGTGTGGTACCGGCAGGCCGCCGAAGGCCTCGCGCTCGATCGCTGGCTCACCGGCAGCGACGGGCGCCTGCGCGCGTATTCCGTGGCCCGAGGCGACGTACCGTTGCCTCTCTGCGATGCACTGAGGGAGACGGCCCGCGAGGTCCTCCCCACGCCTTTTGTACTGGCCGTGGAAGCGGAACCCACACCCTCGCTACAGGCAATCTTCGATTACGAGAGCACCCGTATGGTCCGCGACCGCGTCGCCCTGCTCGGCGATGCGGCCTTCGTCATACGTCCCCACACGGCGATGGGCGTGGCCAAGGCGGCGGGCGACGCGATGGCGCTCGTGGCCGCACTCGATCGACTGCCGCTCGAGAGAGCCCTCTTTGTCTACGAGGCCGAGAGGTTGGCCGAAGGCCACCGTCTTGCGGTCTACGGCAGGGAACTCGGGCGCCCCCTCACCATCTGA
- a CDS encoding alkene reductase has product MTRKLLEPISLGPIRLDHRVVMAPLTRMRSEQPGDNPGDLMVEYYRQRASKGGYIVSEATVVAPNGGGYLGSPGIYSDAQIPGWKRVTDAVHAKGGVIFLQLFHAGRQSHFDMQPDGGAPVAPSEVAYEGVAYTANGWVPSSPHRALSEAEVVDMVEQFRLAAVRGKEAGFDGVEIHGANGYLIDQFLQDGSNQRSDAYGGSIEKRARFLLDITKAAITVWGSDRVAVRLGPSGSFGDMKDSNPEALFTYVASELDKLNLAYLHLIEPRVLGNSEDASKDQNPVASRLLRNVFHGPLIAAGGFTPESAEAILAEGSADMVAFGRFFISNPDLPARIAEGAPLAAYDRDTFYGGTAAGYTDYPAQAEVAVA; this is encoded by the coding sequence ATGACCCGCAAGCTGCTCGAACCCATCTCCCTAGGTCCCATCCGCCTCGACCATCGCGTGGTCATGGCGCCGCTCACCCGCATGCGCTCCGAACAGCCGGGCGACAACCCGGGCGACCTGATGGTGGAGTACTACCGTCAGCGCGCTTCCAAGGGCGGTTACATCGTGTCGGAGGCGACCGTGGTCGCACCGAACGGCGGCGGCTACCTCGGCTCCCCGGGCATCTACAGCGATGCGCAGATCCCTGGCTGGAAGCGCGTCACCGACGCCGTGCACGCCAAGGGCGGTGTGATCTTCCTTCAACTGTTCCACGCGGGCCGCCAGTCGCACTTCGACATGCAGCCCGATGGCGGTGCGCCTGTCGCTCCTTCTGAAGTTGCCTACGAAGGCGTTGCCTATACAGCGAACGGCTGGGTTCCCAGCTCGCCGCATCGCGCGCTGAGCGAGGCGGAAGTGGTCGACATGGTGGAGCAGTTCCGTCTTGCCGCTGTGCGTGGCAAGGAAGCCGGCTTCGACGGCGTCGAGATCCATGGCGCGAACGGCTACCTGATCGACCAGTTCCTGCAGGACGGCTCGAACCAGCGTAGCGATGCCTACGGCGGCAGCATCGAGAAGCGCGCCCGCTTCCTGCTCGACATCACCAAGGCTGCCATCACTGTATGGGGTAGCGATCGCGTCGCCGTGCGTCTCGGCCCGAGCGGCAGCTTCGGCGACATGAAGGACTCGAATCCGGAGGCGCTGTTCACCTACGTCGCGTCCGAACTCGACAAGCTCAACCTGGCTTACCTGCACCTGATCGAGCCGCGCGTGCTCGGCAACTCGGAAGACGCATCGAAGGACCAGAACCCGGTCGCTTCGCGCCTGCTGCGCAACGTCTTCCACGGTCCGCTGATCGCCGCAGGTGGTTTCACGCCGGAATCGGCCGAAGCGATTCTTGCCGAGGGCAGTGCCGACATGGTCGCCTTTGGTCGCTTCTTCATCTCCAACCCGGACCTGCCGGCCCGCATCGCCGAGGGCGCTCCGCTGGCTGCTTACGACCGCGATACGTTCTACGGTGGCACGGCCGCGGGTTACACGGATTATCCGGCACAGGCCGAGGTGGCCGTCGCCTGA
- a CDS encoding LysR family transcriptional regulator, translating into MDSLSSLATFVHAAETRSFTQAGRILGLSSSAIGKTIARLEAHLGVRLFHRSTRSISLTPEGEMLLESCRRILQEIGDVERELAGNRATPRGKLRVSLPILGGLFAPTLAGFMAKYPEIELDLDYSDRLVDIVNEGFDVAIRTGEGVDSRLMSRRLGLYHLVLVASPGYLKRAGTPDVPADLASHACLHHRFPTTGKLERWPFRQDNKGPDVPVPVAAAASTLAPLLEMAEADCGITCVPDFTVEPSVKAGRLVRVLDDFLDHENVFRAVWPSSRNIAPRLRAFLDYFGANLFPRQNAGR; encoded by the coding sequence TTGGACAGCCTGAGCTCCCTCGCCACCTTCGTCCACGCGGCGGAAACGCGCAGCTTCACGCAGGCTGGGCGCATCCTCGGGCTGTCCTCGTCGGCCATCGGCAAGACGATCGCCCGCCTCGAGGCACACCTGGGTGTGCGCCTGTTCCATCGAAGCACGCGAAGCATCTCGCTGACTCCCGAAGGCGAGATGCTGCTGGAGAGCTGCCGGCGGATTCTCCAGGAAATCGGCGACGTGGAGCGTGAGCTGGCGGGTAACCGGGCCACGCCGCGCGGCAAGTTGCGGGTCAGCCTGCCGATTCTCGGCGGTCTTTTCGCCCCGACGCTGGCCGGTTTCATGGCCAAGTATCCCGAGATCGAACTGGATCTCGACTACAGCGACCGTCTGGTCGACATCGTCAACGAAGGTTTCGACGTGGCCATCCGCACGGGCGAAGGGGTCGACTCGCGACTCATGTCGCGGCGACTGGGCCTGTATCACCTGGTGCTCGTCGCATCGCCCGGCTACCTCAAGCGCGCGGGGACCCCCGACGTGCCGGCGGATCTCGCCAGTCACGCGTGCCTTCATCATCGCTTTCCCACCACCGGCAAGCTCGAGCGCTGGCCATTCCGTCAGGACAACAAGGGGCCCGACGTTCCGGTACCCGTCGCCGCGGCAGCTAGCACGCTCGCTCCCTTGCTCGAGATGGCCGAGGCGGACTGCGGCATCACCTGCGTGCCCGACTTCACCGTCGAACCCAGCGTGAAAGCGGGTCGGCTCGTCCGTGTGCTCGACGACTTCCTCGATCACGAGAACGTGTTCCGCGCAGTGTGGCCATCGAGTCGCAACATCGCGCCACGGCTTCGCGCCTTCCTCGATTACTTCGGTGCCAACCTCTTTCCGAGGCAGAACGCCGGGCGCTGA
- a CDS encoding quinone oxidoreductase family protein — protein sequence MKAAVVYEAGKAPVFAEFETPVAQAGEALIAVKASALTQFTRSRASGAHYSADAALPAIAGSDGVGVTGEGRRVYFILPQAPFGALAEVTRVRAGFCIPVPDGIDDVTAAALANPGMSAWAALVYRAQIKPGDTVLINGATGTAGRLAVQLAKYLGADKIIATARDATALESVKALGADVVLPFQLDGGDKAEEGAARFGAALEAQLKEGIDVVIDYLWGKSAEAIIVAIAKAVDDARPVRFVQVGSSSGGEITLPGAALRSSAIVLMGSGIKSVPLPDLLAAVGHVFSVAVSANLKIATRVLPLADVQTAWSADGGKARIVFVTS from the coding sequence ATGAAAGCTGCCGTCGTTTACGAAGCGGGCAAGGCGCCCGTGTTCGCCGAGTTCGAAACGCCTGTCGCCCAGGCCGGCGAGGCGTTGATCGCCGTGAAAGCGTCCGCACTGACCCAGTTCACCAGGTCGCGCGCGTCCGGTGCGCATTACAGCGCCGATGCCGCGCTGCCGGCGATCGCCGGTTCGGACGGTGTGGGCGTAACGGGCGAGGGCCGCCGCGTGTATTTCATCCTTCCCCAGGCGCCGTTTGGCGCCCTGGCGGAGGTCACGCGCGTACGTGCCGGATTCTGCATCCCCGTGCCGGATGGCATCGACGACGTCACCGCCGCGGCGCTGGCCAATCCCGGCATGTCCGCCTGGGCGGCGCTGGTGTATCGCGCGCAGATCAAGCCGGGCGACACCGTCCTGATCAACGGTGCGACGGGAACCGCTGGCCGCCTGGCGGTGCAACTGGCGAAGTATCTCGGCGCGGACAAGATCATCGCCACAGCGCGCGACGCGACAGCGCTTGAATCGGTGAAGGCCCTGGGCGCCGATGTAGTGCTGCCGTTCCAGCTGGATGGCGGTGATAAGGCCGAGGAGGGGGCGGCGCGCTTCGGCGCCGCGCTCGAGGCGCAGTTAAAGGAAGGCATCGATGTCGTCATCGACTACCTGTGGGGCAAGAGTGCCGAGGCCATCATCGTGGCCATCGCCAAGGCCGTCGACGACGCGCGTCCGGTCCGTTTCGTCCAGGTCGGCAGTTCCAGCGGCGGCGAGATCACCTTGCCGGGCGCCGCGCTGCGGTCCTCGGCGATCGTACTGATGGGCAGCGGAATCAAGAGCGTGCCTCTGCCGGACCTGCTCGCCGCGGTGGGTCACGTCTTCTCGGTGGCGGTGTCGGCGAACTTGAAGATCGCCACGCGGGTGCTTCCACTGGCGGACGTCCAGACGGCTTGGAGCGCCGATGGCGGCAAGGCGCGAATCGTCTTCGTTACCAGCTAA
- a CDS encoding glucose 1-dehydrogenase, whose translation MSKLTGKVAVVTGASKGIGAAIAKALAAEGASVVVNYASSKAGADAVVDAITQAGGKAVAVGGDVSKAAQAHALVEAAVSNFGKLDIVVNNSGVYRFGAIEEFTDEHFDNHFNVNVRGALLVTQAAMKHLPEGGSIINIGSGVSSMTPPQSVIYTATKGALDAVTGVLAKELGPRKIRVNSLNPGIVETEGTHTGNIIGSDLDTFLVSQTPLGRIGHVEDIAPVAVFLASDDARWVTGETIVVSGGLR comes from the coding sequence ATGAGCAAACTCACAGGCAAAGTCGCCGTCGTTACCGGCGCATCCAAGGGTATCGGCGCCGCTATCGCCAAAGCGCTGGCCGCCGAAGGCGCGTCGGTCGTCGTCAATTACGCGTCGAGCAAGGCCGGTGCGGATGCCGTCGTCGACGCCATTACCCAGGCAGGCGGCAAGGCCGTCGCCGTGGGCGGCGACGTCAGCAAGGCAGCCCAGGCGCATGCCCTGGTCGAAGCCGCCGTATCGAACTTCGGCAAGCTGGACATCGTCGTGAACAACTCCGGCGTGTACCGGTTCGGCGCGATCGAGGAGTTCACGGACGAGCACTTCGACAACCACTTCAACGTCAACGTGCGTGGCGCGCTGCTGGTCACGCAGGCTGCGATGAAGCACCTGCCGGAAGGCGGCAGCATCATCAATATCGGCTCGGGCGTGAGCAGCATGACCCCGCCGCAGTCGGTGATCTATACGGCCACCAAGGGTGCGCTGGATGCCGTCACCGGTGTGTTGGCCAAGGAGCTTGGGCCGCGCAAGATCCGCGTGAACTCGCTCAACCCGGGCATCGTCGAGACCGAAGGCACCCACACCGGCAACATCATCGGCTCGGACCTGGACACCTTCCTCGTCTCGCAGACACCGCTGGGCCGCATCGGTCACGTCGAGGATATCGCCCCGGTGGCGGTGTTCCTGGCGTCGGATGACGCACGCTGGGTCACCGGCGAAACCATCGTCGTCTCCGGCGGCTTACGCTAA
- a CDS encoding TetR/AcrR family transcriptional regulator C-terminal domain-containing protein, producing MKVNRDIIVQAALRLLADTGLEDLTLRKLAHTLHIQAPTLYWHFKSKDALIDEMATLVLASGADQLMPGEPSDDWRVWVSTFGHGLRKTLLTHRDGGRMIAGTRLTNTLFQETAERIGGHLTQAGFTTRQAVTLLSAVYTFTVSFVIEEQAVFPKPGERSPAYDIELRKTHLDPDAFPLLREAGEVLFDRFDQRFDESVDLMLRGAATLLHR from the coding sequence ATGAAAGTGAACCGCGACATCATCGTGCAGGCCGCCTTGCGCCTCCTCGCCGATACCGGCCTCGAGGATCTGACCCTCCGCAAGCTGGCGCATACGCTGCACATCCAGGCCCCCACGCTTTACTGGCACTTCAAGAGCAAGGACGCGCTGATCGACGAGATGGCCACGCTCGTGCTCGCCAGCGGCGCCGACCAACTCATGCCTGGCGAGCCGTCCGATGACTGGCGGGTCTGGGTATCCACGTTCGGGCACGGCCTGCGCAAGACGCTGCTGACCCATCGGGACGGCGGCCGCATGATCGCTGGCACGCGCCTGACCAACACGCTGTTCCAGGAAACCGCCGAGCGCATCGGCGGCCACCTGACGCAGGCCGGCTTCACGACACGCCAGGCGGTCACCCTGCTCAGCGCCGTCTACACCTTCACCGTGAGCTTCGTGATCGAAGAGCAGGCCGTGTTTCCGAAGCCCGGTGAGCGCTCCCCGGCGTACGACATCGAACTGCGAAAAACGCATCTCGACCCGGACGCCTTCCCACTTCTACGCGAAGCGGGCGAGGTCCTCTTCGATCGCTTCGACCAGCGGTTCGACGAGAGCGTCGACCTGATGCTTCGCGGTGCGGCCACCCTGCTACACCGCTAA
- a CDS encoding uracil-DNA glycosylase family protein, producing MTALSHLLEDVRACTLCAAHLPLGPRPVVQMSASSRILIAGQAPGRKVHETGIPFNDVSGNRLREWLGISREVFYDETKLAILGMGFCFPGTGKSGDLPPRPECAPAWRAPLLAHLKNVRLTLVLGQYAMAYHLPGRGKTLTDVVTGWRRDWPLIVPLPHPSPRNQAWLKRNPWFEQELLPVLRLRIADVLSDDD from the coding sequence ATGACCGCCTTGAGCCACCTCCTTGAAGACGTCCGCGCATGCACGCTGTGCGCCGCGCATCTGCCGCTGGGCCCCCGTCCTGTCGTGCAGATGTCCGCCTCGTCGCGCATCCTCATCGCGGGCCAGGCCCCCGGACGCAAGGTGCACGAGACGGGCATCCCCTTCAACGACGTCAGCGGTAACAGGCTGCGCGAATGGCTGGGCATCTCTCGAGAGGTCTTCTATGACGAGACGAAGCTGGCCATCCTCGGGATGGGCTTCTGTTTTCCTGGCACAGGTAAGTCGGGCGATCTGCCGCCCCGCCCGGAATGCGCGCCGGCGTGGCGTGCACCCTTGCTCGCCCATCTGAAGAACGTGCGACTCACCCTCGTGCTCGGGCAGTACGCGATGGCGTACCACCTGCCCGGCCGCGGCAAGACGCTCACGGACGTCGTCACCGGCTGGCGGCGTGACTGGCCCTTGATCGTGCCCTTGCCTCACCCCAGCCCGCGCAACCAAGCGTGGCTCAAACGCAACCCGTGGTTCGAACAGGAACTGTTGCCGGTGCTCAGGTTGCGCATCGCCGACGTGCTCAGCGACGACGATTGA